The proteins below come from a single Candidatus Falkowbacteria bacterium genomic window:
- a CDS encoding glycosyltransferase family 4 protein yields MKILQINKFYYLKGGAERHLFELSKLLESNGHTVIPFSMQDPQNLPAPYAEYFAKPVGFDHFSLSGFFKFFHNWEAVRQLKRLLRDEKPDLAHLHNVAHQLTPSIIRVLKQYGIPVVMTLHDYQPICPSYQLYVKGKYCERCKGGKYYQCALNRCVKNSRPKSLMSMLELYLHRRIFKNYDLVDHFIAPSRFMAEVSAAFGLPQEKISVVYNFLGEGQRIELEADADYPLGDYLLYFGRLSEEKGINDLLEAISGTSAKLKVVGAGPEHESLQARSKALGLGRQTEFLGYQEGSELIRLIKQARAVVLPARWPENMPYSLIEALAAGRPLLVSRIGGLTELVNPGENGFTFAPGDPEDLRRAILKLEKADFQAMSEASKEQGKRFDSGQFYQKISQIYESLI; encoded by the coding sequence ATGAAAATCCTGCAGATCAACAAATTCTACTACCTCAAGGGCGGCGCCGAGCGTCACCTGTTCGAGCTGTCGAAATTGCTGGAGTCAAACGGCCACACGGTCATCCCGTTCTCGATGCAGGACCCGCAGAATTTGCCGGCACCTTATGCGGAATATTTTGCCAAGCCGGTCGGTTTCGATCATTTCAGCCTATCAGGGTTTTTCAAATTCTTTCATAACTGGGAGGCGGTCAGGCAGCTCAAGCGCTTACTGCGCGATGAAAAGCCTGATTTGGCCCATCTCCATAATGTCGCCCATCAGCTGACACCGTCCATTATCCGCGTCCTGAAGCAGTATGGCATTCCCGTAGTGATGACGCTGCATGATTATCAGCCGATCTGCCCGAGCTATCAGCTGTATGTCAAAGGTAAATATTGCGAACGCTGCAAAGGCGGCAAATATTACCAATGCGCCCTGAATCGCTGCGTCAAAAATTCGCGGCCCAAGAGCCTGATGAGCATGCTCGAGCTTTATCTGCATCGGCGCATCTTCAAGAATTACGACTTGGTTGACCATTTCATCGCCCCAAGCCGTTTCATGGCCGAAGTATCTGCCGCCTTCGGCTTGCCGCAAGAGAAGATATCGGTCGTATACAATTTTTTGGGAGAAGGGCAGCGCATCGAACTGGAAGCTGATGCGGATTACCCCCTTGGCGACTATCTTCTTTATTTCGGGCGGTTGTCCGAAGAGAAGGGGATTAACGATCTGCTTGAGGCCATTTCCGGCACTTCGGCCAAGCTCAAGGTCGTCGGCGCCGGTCCGGAACATGAAAGCTTGCAGGCTCGCTCCAAAGCACTGGGTCTCGGCCGCCAGACGGAGTTTCTGGGCTACCAGGAGGGCAGCGAGCTGATCAGGTTGATCAAGCAGGCCCGAGCGGTAGTATTGCCGGCGCGTTGGCCGGAGAATATGCCCTACAGCTTGATCGAGGCCTTAGCCGCTGGCCGGCCGCTGCTGGTTTCCCGCATCGGCGGACTGACCGAGCTGGTCAATCCGGGCGAGAATGGCTTTACTTTCGCCCCTGGCGACCCCGAAGACCTTAGGCGGGCCATCCTGAAGCTCGAAAAGGCTGATTTCCAAGCTATGTCAGAGGCCTCCAAAGAGCAAGGAAAGAGGTTTGATAGTGGACAGTTTTATCAGAAAATCAGTCAAATATACGAATCATTAATTTGA